The DNA region TATGTTTGTTGGTTTGGTGTGTTAAGAAAAGTATGGTAAAAGATAAGGTAAATATTGTAAAAAGAGTAttattgaccaaaaaaaaaaaagaaattagaaaagtaaaagtgaatttttttgggttaaaaagaTATAGAAGGGAATACTTTGGCCtattttacttaatttctcAAGAGTGTGATTTTCGATAAAACATTTGATAACTATATTgtaagatttgaatttgaatttatgaattTCTTGATTTCAAAGATGAAAATTAGAAGGAATTATAGTATTCTccatgtaaaaataaaaatttccagCATTAAAATAATTAGCACATGGGTTGAGTAATAATTGAGCATCATTTTGATGAACGATGAACAACATTGAGGAAGAAAATGAGGGACAAGTTTGCAGTTGGGTTGACAATGAACAATGGGTTTccatcttttttatatattatatgaaaagaatcatacatattaaaaaatgattttaaaaaataaatttatataaatgtcttttctttcttttgttcgAGCTATgcatattaattcattaaaatgaCCATACAGTGGCTTTGATTCTGCAGAAAACCTGTTCAAACTTTGACAAAagtgatttattattttttgtacgTACATGGCAACCCATGTTTCGACTCAACTTAAATAAGAGAAGTGATGAAAACGATGCCCTAAGTTGGGGGAACAAAAGCATGCATATAAGCATCTTGTTTACAACATGAAAATCAAAATGTAtggaaaaaatatttgtttttttctttttgggggGACAATCCTCCAACTGCCGATTTGATATTAAAGAGTCCTAAGTAAATGTGTGTTTTAAGGGTGAATTGTCAAATTACAAGCCTTCTATtaggaaataaataaatcatcatCAGGATTTTCAATAAGAATTCTGTATAGCCTTataaaaagaagagaataaaatgtgctttcatattttaatgttgttttggtgcataaatcattaaaaaaatttggtaaataaactatatataattcaatttttaattttaattttcacccATTTACATAATTCATTTTGACTCTCTCAACTTGTAGGTGGAAATTTGATATTCGTGTTGCTTAAATTCCacaagttttattaataattcaagtTAAGTGACGCTCCTCCTACCTTTAATAATTCATGCAAGCATGCcatttctctccctctctctctcaccTTCCACTTTGAATTGACAATATTGATGTTATTAGTTGTTTTTCCTTctcaattctattttaattaattttcctctGGATCAAATTCGTTAGGGTTAATTTGatcatcaaatttataaaataattgataaatttatgtttagaGATAAGTAATTGTGTTTGAGTATTGAACAACACCCATAATGCCAACCATAatgtttgactttttttttttaataactaagatCTCATCGATATTAATTAGatgaataaatttaagatatagTAACTGAATTTATAACTATTATACCAGATAAATCAAGTTAGATAAATAAACTCAGAGTATGTGACCGGACTTATAACTattgtattagataaattaatattttataattataattgagatTTAAAACTAGACTTTTTTtctgaaagttttaatatttcatcaattttattattttattattctcaaAAAATTAACGACAACTACCTTTAGGGGTGTCAATACAACACCCTCAAGACTTAAAACGACCCTTAGAAATTCACATGACCACCCTCAAGTCCTCCATAGAAAGGGAGTCAATACAACAAAGCtaatatatttacaatatatattcaCGTTAAGGGGCTCAATTTGttcattctttatttaaataattaagtttactttaatttttgcGTGGAAAATGCTAGTCTTACCTCATGGTGATTTGAAATTACATCGGTTCATTAGCAAGTGATTGTGGAgtcaacaattttaaaattttttgaccATTTAAATATGGGATTGCCTCTAACTCAAATGTGTAAAATGTTTGTAAGGGTGTTgtggtaattttaaatttaaattaagtaggGGTAGACCAGTATTCAGTTGAGGATGTGGATGTGGTCTTGTTTGAGCCTAGGGATTCGATCCAAATGTGATGACGGAGTCAACCCCATATAGTCGGTCGGCACTGAACCATACTACGTGTCATAAGTCAAATTTCCAAATGAATGGCCAACTGTTGAGTCATCAGAATATGGGCCCTTGGTCCACCAATAACGTTGACTTAGACTACTCTTTTTCCCTGATCCATAGGCGCCGTGCCAATCAGGGCAGTGGCCGTTTTGGGTTGGATTAGAACGCGTCAATCTCCACGCcgttcttttcctttctttctacTTCTGCAAGAAAATATTCAGGAAATGAAATGAATCCGTGGGCTCCACCTAAGTTGGTCCCACTGCCATCTTTGTATTTAGGGTAATGTTCTgccaatatattttaattatataaatagagatatatttattatattatttatctattttttatttaaaatatatatctataattttattaatgtattaataatttttatttaccataatatttgttatatgtattttaattaaaaaatattatggaCTTGCAATGAttcaaaaaatcaatcaaatttggtttttttttaaaattttttaaccgtataaatgagattttttagtatgaaatttaAGAACCAACAAATTTCTAGTGGTCTTGCTTATTGCTTCTCTTTTGAAataggaagaaaatgaaactggTAACAACGTATGACAATGAAGTTGGAGTGTCccataaaatgatttatttgttttcccaaaaataaaaataaaaataaaaataaaaagaaatccCTTCATTTTCTCAgaataaaaatctaatataatatttaacggaacaaaacacaacaaaacACTAATTACTACTACTAGTGTTTCTGTTTGGTCTTCTTCCAAAAGTCTCAATCTCCCTTTCTATTGCCGAGTCTATTGCACCTTCTCAAAGATTTGTTTCatttctccttctctttctctaCAAACAGTTCTTCATTTATGGCCAAAGGCAGTAGTGGACTTTCTCTTGATTCAGATCCTATTGCAGGTAATAACTTCTTTCTTCATCACCCAACTGTGCTAAATTCTTTTCCTGAAGATCGCCATCATCATAACAGCAAGTGGAAACTCACTTCTCTCATGGATGCCAAGAAATCTCCTCCTTCTATTCCTTCAACTATTCAGTTCCCAGTATGTCTTAATTCTTCTGATTATCAAGAGACTTCTGATAATAAACGAACGGTCATTGATGAGATGGACTTTTTTGCCGACAAAAAACATGATGGCAAGACCATTGCTATGGCCACCACCTTTACTAATAATAACCGTGGTGACAAAGATAACTGCAATGAACCCAGCGGATTAGAACTTAACGTAAATGTAAGTAATTTCCCGTTTAATCATTTTGCTGGCTCTTGTTctcagaaaattttatttaatttgatattcaatGTTTTTGTAGACCGGTTTGAATCTTCTTACTACTAGTGATCAATCCATGGTAGATGATGGGATATCTTCAAATATGGAAGACAGAAGAGCTAAAAGTGAGGTAAGAAGATGAAAGTTTATGTATGTTTAATTTACTGAGTtacagctttttttttttttttgagtccATAACTGATATCATTACTGTACTATTCTGTTTGTCTGTCTTAGCATGCCGTTCTTAAAGCTGAACTTGAACGGTTGAATGCGGAGAATCAACGTTTAAGAGACATGCTAAACCAGGCTACAAGCAATTACAATATTCTGCAGATGCATTTGATAACACTTGGCCAacagcaagaaaaaaaatctgatgAACAAGgggaagaaaagaaacaaatcgGAGGTTTTTTAGCACCTAGGCAGTTTGTCCATCTTGGTTTGGCTACTAATACAGCAGATAACGATGAGCCATCGCATTCTTCATCAGAAGGAAGGAGTGGTGAGCGTGTCGGGTCAGAAAAAAACGAAGAGAATGGTGTTTCATTTGATAATAAACAACTTCTTAGAAGAGATGATAGCCCAGATCAAGGTTATGGGGCTAATAAGGTTCCTAAATTtaatccttcttccaaaaatgtTGATCAAACTGAGGCTACCATGAGGAAGGCACGCGTATCGGTTAGAGCTAGATCGGAGGCTCCCATGGTACGTGAATTGAATAGAGATAGATTAAGTGATTTGATAACTTTTTCCAGTTGAAGTTGATTAAAATTTGTCGGCTTTTAGATCAATGATGGGTGTCAATGGAGAAAGTATGGACAAAAGATGGCTAAGGGAAACCCTTGTCCTCGAGCATACTATCGATGCACCATGGCAGCCGGTTGTCCAGTTAGAAAACAGGTATGTTTTCTTTTGTCGTATTAGATATGATACCATTATAGTCATTAATTGTCCTTCATCCCAGAATGAAAAACTTTTCTTGAATTCAACTTTCAAGGGGTTTGATAAAATTTCACATTAATCATCAAAAACTGAATGCTTTATTCAGGTACAAAGATGTGCTGATGATCGAGAAATTTTGGTCACCACATATGAAGGTAATCACAGCCATCCCTTGCCACCAGCTGCAATGGCTATGgcatcaacaacatcatcagCAGCGCGACTGCTACTATCGGGCCCGATGTCAAGTGCTGATGGAATAATGAACCCAAATTTTCTGGCAAGAACTCTCCTCCCATGCTCCTCTAGCATGGCGACAATATCAGCTTCAGCCCCTTTCCCCACTGTGACGTTAGACCTTACACAGACTCCCAACCCCTTACAACTCCAAAGGTCACCAAACCAATTTAATATTCCATTTCCAAACTCACCTCAGAATTTTGCCAATACTCCAGTTGCTTCATTGTTGCCTCAAATATTTGAACAGGCACTTCTTAACCAATCAAAATTTTCTGGCCTACAAATGTCTCAAGATATGGACACTTCTCAATTGGGTCATCAGTCACAACTGCAACCACCAGCATTGCAACAAGGCCAACCTAAGTCATCCTTTACTGATACTGTAACTGCAGCCACCGCGGCCATTGCAGCTGATCCCAACTTCACTGCTGCTGTAGCTGCAGCTATCACATCTATCATTAATGGCGGTGCTCACCCAAACAACATTATCAACAGCAATACAATCCCGGCAAATAGCAATGGCAATTTTACTCCTAGCAACAGCAATAGTAATGGCAAGTTTTCAAGTGAATCGAAGTAAATTAAGTTGCTCTAGActctttataatttcttttttattttttcttttttaaatttttattttttccctttcttggATGGAAGAAACAGAAGTTATATATAGGTCTGTTATTCTTGAATAATTCCGCCATGTAAGTaaatacaagtaaaaaaatattgcagaaagaaagattaaaaaagtAATGCATATTGGATTATAATTGTATGGTCGAGGAAATGAAAAGAAACTGCTCCATAATTTCTATCCTTTCTGTTTGTATCTTTGTGTAGATTAAGCCAAACCTTATAAAGAAGAATGGAAAGgaacaaagaaaaagatagagtGAACATCAGATTTATAATTAATGCGTTGGAGTTACGTGTATGATAAGCCAACGAATCCAGAGAGGAAATTAACTCATCCTCTTGAGATACTTAGCCCTTAAGTAGCAGTCCCAAGTGGTTAAAAATGATGGGAATTTTTGTTTGGTAACTAGGAATCTTTCACATTTCTTGAATTTAAAGTTGGATAGGACTCTTCGCACTGTTGCCTGTCGATTAGTTAATACTCCATActtgtctctttctttgcttgactttagttttcaatttaCAGATCATCCAAGTAGAAAAAAATGGTTCAAGCCTCTCATttcaatctcttttttttatcattatcttcATTTTGAAAGAGATGCAGCGCCCATTGAAGCatacataattttctcttattcacatttatttgttgaattttttaatcttatttcttATTCATTGAGGTTGATGTAGTATGATATACAAGAAACAGATACATGTATGTccacataaaaaaaaagtgaaacatAGCAAATAATCTCATCAAGTGTTGCTTTCTAGTATTGACTTGCAGATACGACATAGTTTCAATAACATATAGTTTATTGAGGAGTTAAAAAGATTAGTggaaaaaactttaattaatagaaaatgataacaatttaatcatttatttaaattacgGCTATGTATGTTAATGTTAAtctatcaataaatttaatgtaGAATCTGGTCCAGGAGCCCCAATTAATAGGCTGCCGGATTCTTTGAAATTCACCCTCATCtattattttaggccaaaaaacCTTTTCCCACCCATGCCAAACTCATACtctccaattttcaaaaatctaaactctCACCTATGAGTAAAACTCTATTaatgttaaaggtaaaatcgtcatttaacaaaaaaattcaaaaactaaagttttattacattttccccgttcactttgaaaatctaacaatttcccctatccaaagtttgaaaagtagcaaTTTCACCCCCAGAGTTTTGAAACCATCATCAAAGAAGGCGAAGTTCTCCGTCTTCGACCTCGTTGACTCTCCCTTCTAGCTTATTTCCTCTTGTCGACTTGTTTCCACCCATCAACGACAGTGATATCCTTCGACAAAGATGGAATCGTCTTCATTGGAGCGTCTTAGTCTCGGATGAAGACGATTCCATCTTCGTCTGAGACGAAGACACTTTGACGAAGATGATTTCTTCTTTATTGGAGTTAATCGCTTTAATCAATGGGTGGAAGCAAGTTGGCAACGTGAGATAGTTGTGGTGGGAGGACGAATGAGGCCAAAGACGGCGAAGTTTGCCATCTTCGACAATGGTTCCAAATCCTAGgggtgaaattactatttttcaaattttgagtggagagaaatgttatattttcaaattgggggggggggatgtgatgaaactttattttttaaaattatttactaaatgacctttttacccttaattttaactaaaaactaagaatttaacataattttgcTTATGGGTaggattttgagtttttgaaaattggaagGTAGGAATTTGGGTTTACACCTAAACTTGTGCGGggacaagtcttttggccattattttaatcaaagctaaaagtttttatttgtactttaagaataaaattatatacacaaataattagtataattttatttacaatcaatgacatatcattaaatgaatgaataattttaaattagatatcaaacaatatctaattatataatgatatattattacttatgtatataattttattggtatttTAATATGCATTCTACAATATCCAAATTTAGACGCATTTGGGTTGCTTTTCTCCTTTTGCTCCTATTGTCTCATGCTGTGTTTTCTTCACCCCATGATGGTTTGATTCGAATTGggctgaaaaagaagaaattggaTTATGTCAACAGGTTTGTTGGACAGAAGGACTCTAAGGAAAGGGTAACAGCAATGGTTCCTGTTAGAAAGTATCATCTCTGTTGTAATCTCAGAGACTCTGACACTGAAATTGTTACACTTATGAACTCTATGGATGCATAATATTTTGGCAATATTGGCATTGGTACTCCTTCCCAAAAATTCACTGTGATATATGACACAGGAAGTTCTAAACTTTGGGTACCCTCTCGTAAGTGTTACTTTTCAGTGAGTCTCTTTAACCTTTTCATTTGAGTTATTCAAGAATCTTTGTTCAGTGGAATTTTTCTGCTGTTGTttggatagaaaaaaaaatatatatataattttccgTTTTGATGTAGGTTTCTTGTTACTTCCATTCCGACTATAAGTCTATCCAGTCAAGCACCTATGGAAAAAATGGTACGATCCTTATTCCTGGTTCAAGGAATTTGCTCTTTTATTTAGCCCCTTCCCCCTTCACTTTTGTAATAgtcatattttttctgaaaattggGTGTGCTCTAGAAAATCAACCTTGGTCTCTAGATGGGTGCATGGGACAATGTCATAATAGAACACGATAGTTTTCACCTTCTTTGTACAGCTTTAAAAGTAATAATGccataatttatctatttatacatttaaaagtTCTTAATCATATTTCCCCAGTTATGTAATAATTCAGTTTGTGCATGTTGATGTATATTATTCCTAATATAAAGAAGACTTATAACGTTGTAGACAATCAAATGATATAGACGATATGATCATTAATATATTGCGCATATTAGGCACAAATATCTTGTATTGGTACTGAAGGCAGGACCGTATTCTGCAGATTTGATAGCTATAGAATATGACAAACAAGAAATGGTTAAATCCTTCTCATAAGTATAATTGCTTTCATTACTTAAAATAGATTGCATAATGTGAAAactgaaaacaaaagaaatttatCAGCAGTGTAATTTGGAAAGAAGTTCTTGATTCTCCAcaagtttcttttgtttttatatctGAAAATTGCTAGAGATTATTCATGTTTTCATAATTCCCACAGGGACAACTGCTACAATATGGTAATTTCTGATTTCTTTAGTCAGGATAACGACAAAGTTGGTGATCTCATTGTTTATAATCAGGTAAATTTGGAAAGCTGCAGATCTTTTGGTCATAATTTCAATATACCATTTTGAGTTTGCTAATGAtattcaacttttaggatttcATTAACGCAACCACAGAAGTTAGCATCACATTCTTGGTAGTCAAGTTTGATGGTATATTTGGGCTTCAATTTCAAGAGATATCAGTTGGATTTGGTGAGTCAGTCCATGCAAGTTGTTCACTCTGTGATTTGCTTAATGAATTGTTAAGTCATACAACGATAGATGTTCATTGAATTTAACTGAATTAAAGTTCTTTTCAACAGAGCTTTTTCTTTCTGGTTTTAAGTTGTATCTGATAATTGTTTTTGGGTTGGACCGtactatttttaagtttttggaTTTCGGCGAATTCTTATAGGTATAATATGGTCAATCAAGGCCTTGTTAAGGAACCGGAATATTGATGCAGAAGGTGGAGAAATTGTTTTTGGTGGGGTTGATTCTAATCATTACAAGGGTGAGCACACATGTTCCCTTGACCCAGAAAGGCTACTGGCAGTTTGAAATTAGTGATGTCCTAATTGATGGGGAAACAACTGGTAATTGTAACTGTTCTTATATTCctctattttttcttctttatgttTTTATAGAAGTGCTCGATATGGTATTGAAAAGATGATCATACCACTTTCAGGATATTTTTCTGATGGTTGTTAGGCCATTGTTGATTCTGGAACCTCTGTATAGGCTGGTCCAACGGTATATATTTTTAACCCTCATCATCTTCATTGGCTGGTCTAATTGTAGGTATATCTAACCACCAtattctttgtttgtttgtccAACAGTAGGTATTGTTAACCTctgtaatctattttttttgtttgtttaactTTCGATCAGGCTGTGAAATGATCGTCAATTTTGATATGGAAGGATTTATCAATACTAATATAATGGATTTATGAATTCATCCTTTGTTCTCTTCCGTTTAAGTATGTCACTTAATTGTCAATGAACATATACATAAATCTGAGTTTTGAATTAGCTATGATCTAGCAGTCTTTCCTTCTTTGATAAATACATCAGTTCTTTTTTCCTGTAATGTTGGTACCTGCAGGAATATTGACTGATAGAACATGTTGTGTTTTAAAGTCAGTGTCTGATGTATAAGTCACCTATGTATACACTATTATGCTGTTAAGTACTTAAAAAACCTTTGTGTGTTTTCATAAAATGGAGTTCTGCCTGAGAAGATTGATATCGTTTTGTGACTCTGAATTTTCACTGTCATTACACAAATTAATCTTGCCATTGGAGCTTCCGGTGTTATAAGTCAAGAATGCAAGACAATGGTTGGTCAATATGGAAAAACCACATTGGAAATCTGATAGCTCAGGTAAAACTGATGCTTAGTTTCACTATCCTTTTGCAACCTTTTTAACATGTTACCAATCTTCCATTTAGGAGAAATTTTAGCTGAAATGACATGCTAAGTCCAGTTTGGCTTTATCACTGTTGTTTTATAGACAGCTACAAAATATGTGCTCTCAAATGGGTCATTGCACTTTTGATGACACTCGAAGCGTCATGCTAGTCTCACCCCTACTTTGATTTAGTTGTGATATATTTTTACTCTTGTTTGaggaattttttatatatatctggAAGCTACTATGTTACATCCGTAGtgtaaattaaattacattgtCTATTACAGTATGGGTATTGAGAGTGTGGTAAATAAGAGCACAGAAAGATAATCTGATTATGTGCATGACACTGTGTGCACTGCTTGTGAGATGGCAGTAGTATGGCTGCAGAACCAGCTCAAGAGAAGTAAGATGGAAGAACAAATCTTGGATTACGTAAATCAGGTATGTTAGCCTTCTTATTCACATTCAGGGGAATAGTGGCATTGCTTCAAGCTCATGCCTTAAATTAATTGCAGCTTTGTGGTCAACTGCCGAGTCCCAATGGAGAATCGGCTGTTGAGTATAGCAGTCTATCTTCCATGCCCAATGTGTCATCATTCACCATCGGTGGTAAAGTATTTTACCTTTCACTAGATCAGATATACTGTTGTGCTGATATTTAAGGCACTGGAGTTATAGATTATTGAATAGTCATGATTGCAATGCTACTTATAAGTATATCATCTGTCACTTGGTTATCTGTTGTTAAGCTTATATGTCCAATTTTAATTGCAGATAAAGATCTTGGAATTTATTGGTTTGTTGCTTCTTCTGTGTTCTTGCTTTACATGATGCAATTTTGTAAGATCCTAAGATATGCCCAATCATGTGTATATGACCTATatgttacatattttttagtatctGTAGTTGAGTTTTGACATCATTTACAGCAAGTATATTGATAGACCCCTAATTATCAAGACTTATCAGAGAAGGGGTAAGATGGGAATTACTCCTCCAGTGGCTCAGATTACAACAATTGAAGATAAAGATGACCAAGATAATTCTTACATAGAAGCATATCAAGATAACACAAAGAAGCTGGATAAGACTCATCATCAACAAGGCAACCGGGCTTTAGTAGGGATGCAATCCTGTGAAGAAGGATCATCAAGGAAAAGCGTAAACAATTACTTGGGGTTTGGGGGCTTAGGCCTAGGGACACTGATTGCACTGTTTTGGCA from Mangifera indica cultivar Alphonso chromosome 8, CATAS_Mindica_2.1, whole genome shotgun sequence includes:
- the LOC123223107 gene encoding phytepsin-like, whose product is MAVVWLQNQLKRSKMEEQILDYVNQLCGQLPSPNGESAVEYSSLSSMPNVSSFTIGGIQQLRAAPESAQPLHKALPPVQDIGRHFLGSPSRCI
- the LOC123222765 gene encoding probable WRKY transcription factor 31 isoform X1; translated protein: MAKGSSGLSLDSDPIAGNNFFLHHPTVLNSFPEDRHHHNSKWKLTSLMDAKKSPPSIPSTIQFPVCLNSSDYQETSDNKRTVIDEMDFFADKKHDGKTIAMATTFTNNNRGDKDNCNEPSGLELNVNTGLNLLTTSDQSMVDDGISSNMEDRRAKSEHAVLKAELERLNAENQRLRDMLNQATSNYNILQMHLITLGQQQEKKSDEQGEEKKQIGGFLAPRQFVHLGLATNTADNDEPSHSSSEGRSGERVGSEKNEENGVSFDNKQLLRRDDSPDQGYGANKVPKFNPSSKNVDQTEATMRKARVSVRARSEAPMINDGCQWRKYGQKMAKGNPCPRAYYRCTMAAGCPVRKQVQRCADDREILVTTYEGNHSHPLPPAAMAMASTTSSAARLLLSGPMSSADGIMNPNFLARTLLPCSSSMATISASAPFPTVTLDLTQTPNPLQLQRSPNQFNIPFPNSPQNFANTPVASLLPQIFEQALLNQSKFSGLQMSQDMDTSQLGHQSQLQPPALQQGQPKSSFTDTVTAATAAIAADPNFTAAVAAAITSIINGGAHPNNIINSNTIPANSNGNFTPSNSNSNGKFSSESK
- the LOC123222765 gene encoding probable WRKY transcription factor 31 isoform X2; this translates as MDAKKSPPSIPSTIQFPVCLNSSDYQETSDNKRTVIDEMDFFADKKHDGKTIAMATTFTNNNRGDKDNCNEPSGLELNVNTGLNLLTTSDQSMVDDGISSNMEDRRAKSEHAVLKAELERLNAENQRLRDMLNQATSNYNILQMHLITLGQQQEKKSDEQGEEKKQIGGFLAPRQFVHLGLATNTADNDEPSHSSSEGRSGERVGSEKNEENGVSFDNKQLLRRDDSPDQGYGANKVPKFNPSSKNVDQTEATMRKARVSVRARSEAPMINDGCQWRKYGQKMAKGNPCPRAYYRCTMAAGCPVRKQVQRCADDREILVTTYEGNHSHPLPPAAMAMASTTSSAARLLLSGPMSSADGIMNPNFLARTLLPCSSSMATISASAPFPTVTLDLTQTPNPLQLQRSPNQFNIPFPNSPQNFANTPVASLLPQIFEQALLNQSKFSGLQMSQDMDTSQLGHQSQLQPPALQQGQPKSSFTDTVTAATAAIAADPNFTAAVAAAITSIINGGAHPNNIINSNTIPANSNGNFTPSNSNSNGKFSSESK